The Opitutaceae bacterium genome has a window encoding:
- a CDS encoding RNA methyltransferase yields MTGMAVEIITSLQNPRIKNLVRLRDRRPRDEQRVFPVEGYRAISRALEKKVPIRELYYAPEWFLGTNERELIQAAETAGARLFELTRPVFAKVAYRDRPEGLLAIVDQWQNALDDLELGRPPFLLVVESIEKPGNLGTILRSADAAGVDAVIVCDPVTDLFNPNVVRSSTGVLFAVDVAVASSEEVIAWLRSRGIRTAATTPHTDTLYTAADLTGPLAVVMGSEQFGLSRTWLEACDLPLRIPMAGQADSLNVAMATLITLFEAVRQRTAAPST; encoded by the coding sequence ATGACCGGCATGGCGGTCGAGATCATCACCAGTCTGCAGAATCCGCGGATCAAGAATCTGGTCCGGCTGCGGGATCGTCGTCCCCGTGACGAACAAAGGGTCTTCCCGGTCGAAGGCTACCGGGCCATCAGCCGGGCGCTGGAGAAGAAGGTGCCCATCCGGGAGCTCTATTACGCACCCGAATGGTTTCTCGGCACCAACGAACGTGAACTGATCCAAGCGGCGGAAACCGCCGGGGCCCGCCTCTTTGAACTGACCAGGCCCGTCTTTGCCAAGGTCGCCTACCGCGACCGCCCGGAAGGCCTTCTCGCCATCGTGGACCAATGGCAGAACGCCCTCGACGATCTCGAATTGGGCCGGCCGCCCTTCCTTCTCGTCGTTGAATCGATCGAAAAACCGGGAAACCTGGGCACCATCCTGCGCAGCGCCGATGCCGCCGGGGTGGACGCCGTCATCGTCTGCGATCCCGTGACCGACCTCTTCAACCCCAATGTCGTGCGGTCCTCGACCGGCGTCCTCTTCGCGGTCGACGTCGCTGTGGCCTCGTCCGAGGAAGTCATCGCCTGGCTCCGGAGCCGGGGCATCCGGACCGCGGCGACCACGCCCCATACCGATACCCTCTACACCGCAGCCGATCTGACCGGACCCCTCGCCGTCGTCATGGGCAGTGAACAATTCGGACTCAGCAGAACCTGGCTCGAAGCCTGCGATCTTCCGTTGCGAATCCCCATGGCCGGCCAGGCCGACTCCCTCAACGTCGCCATGGCCACCCTCATCACCCTCTTCGAAGCTGTCCGCCAACGCACCGCCGCTCCCTCCACCTGA
- a CDS encoding class I SAM-dependent RNA methyltransferase, with translation MRRRKPFNAFPFDYHAEIEVEIRSLTNEGQGLGRIQLPGNEPERAGWVVLVPFALPGDRVRARVWRNQKNFSEADLIEVLEPSVNRIEPPCPVFGRCGGCQYQNLEYSSQLEWKRRQVGELLRHLARIEVEVDPVIPSPKAYGYRSKITPHFERPKPGEELAIGFRPEGHFRGVVDVSRCLLATDAINERLVTLRQEVEAQRESYARGATLLLRDAREGVTTDPKAIIHEKIGDLILHFPAGEFFQNNPFILEAFTAHVRSEAAAGGRRCLIDAYCGSGLFCLTAARSFEQATGIEISELSIRWARENAEANGITNCHFEVGDAAGIFGTVTYPPGETTVVIDPPRKGSTPEFLEQLIAYGPGTVVYVSCNPATQARDLVRLHQAGYGVERVQPFDLFPQTRHLECVVTLRRR, from the coding sequence GTGCGCCGCCGTAAACCCTTCAATGCCTTCCCTTTCGATTACCATGCGGAGATCGAAGTGGAAATCCGGAGTCTGACCAATGAAGGCCAGGGCCTCGGGCGGATTCAGTTGCCCGGAAACGAACCGGAACGGGCGGGGTGGGTCGTCCTGGTGCCCTTCGCCTTGCCGGGCGACCGGGTAAGGGCGCGGGTCTGGCGCAACCAGAAGAATTTCTCCGAGGCCGACCTGATCGAGGTTCTGGAACCTTCGGTCAACCGGATCGAGCCGCCCTGCCCGGTCTTCGGGAGGTGTGGCGGTTGTCAGTACCAGAATCTCGAATACTCAAGCCAGCTTGAATGGAAACGCCGACAGGTGGGCGAGTTGCTCCGACATCTGGCCCGGATCGAGGTGGAGGTGGATCCGGTCATCCCCTCGCCGAAAGCCTACGGTTACCGGTCGAAGATCACCCCGCATTTCGAGCGTCCGAAGCCGGGCGAGGAACTGGCCATCGGTTTTCGGCCCGAGGGCCATTTCCGAGGGGTGGTCGACGTATCGCGGTGCCTCCTGGCGACGGACGCGATCAATGAACGGTTGGTGACACTCCGGCAGGAAGTGGAGGCTCAGCGGGAAAGCTATGCCCGCGGGGCCACCCTGCTACTTCGGGATGCCCGGGAAGGCGTGACCACGGACCCCAAGGCGATCATCCACGAGAAGATCGGCGATCTGATCCTGCATTTTCCGGCCGGGGAGTTTTTTCAGAACAATCCTTTCATCCTGGAGGCGTTCACCGCCCATGTCCGTTCGGAGGCGGCCGCGGGCGGCCGACGCTGCCTGATCGACGCGTATTGCGGGAGCGGGCTGTTCTGCCTGACCGCGGCCCGGTCTTTTGAGCAGGCGACCGGCATCGAAATCAGTGAACTCTCGATCCGTTGGGCCCGGGAGAATGCCGAGGCCAACGGAATCACCAATTGCCATTTCGAAGTCGGGGATGCGGCCGGGATTTTTGGCACGGTGACCTATCCCCCCGGGGAAACCACGGTGGTCATTGATCCGCCTCGGAAGGGCTCGACTCCGGAGTTTCTGGAGCAGTTGATCGCCTACGGTCCGGGAACGGTGGTGTATGTTTCCTGCAATCCGGCCACCCAGGCCCGGGATCTGGTCCGGCTTCATCAGGCGGGTTACGGGGTCGAACGAGTTCAGCCCTTTGATCTGTTCCCTCAGACCCGGCATCTCGAGTGTGTCGTCACCCTCCGACGACGATAG
- a CDS encoding PIG-L family deacetylase, with protein MPSCLAIFAHPDDLEFVGAGTLLLLGEAGWDLHVTHLCNGNCGSIERDAETIAGIRLAEAKAAARLLGARHYPPIANDLELAYTTPMLRRVASIVREASADIVLTHAPSDYMEDHMMACRLAVSAAFARGAPNFETDPPRAGYTHDVTIYHAMPHGLRDPLRKRVVAEAYVDTTSVQERKAEALALHRSQREWLDVSQGMDSYVESMHEMAREVGRMSGSFAYAEGWRRHLHLGFSAREIDPLRTILGERYRINPAYEAAL; from the coding sequence ATGCCTTCCTGCCTAGCCATTTTCGCCCATCCCGATGACCTGGAATTCGTGGGTGCCGGCACCTTGCTTCTTCTGGGTGAGGCGGGGTGGGATCTTCACGTCACCCACCTCTGCAATGGCAACTGCGGTTCCATCGAACGTGACGCGGAAACCATAGCGGGGATTCGGCTGGCTGAGGCCAAGGCCGCTGCCCGCCTGCTGGGGGCCCGACATTATCCTCCGATTGCGAACGACCTGGAACTCGCCTACACGACACCGATGCTCCGCCGGGTGGCTTCGATTGTCCGGGAGGCTAGCGCCGACATTGTCCTGACTCATGCCCCATCCGACTATATGGAGGACCATATGATGGCGTGTCGGTTGGCGGTCTCGGCGGCGTTCGCGCGCGGCGCGCCCAACTTCGAGACGGATCCCCCGAGGGCGGGTTACACCCATGACGTCACCATCTACCACGCGATGCCGCACGGCCTGAGGGATCCGTTGAGGAAACGGGTGGTGGCGGAGGCGTATGTGGACACGACCTCGGTGCAGGAAAGGAAGGCGGAAGCGCTGGCGTTGCACCGGAGCCAGCGGGAGTGGCTGGATGTTTCCCAGGGGATGGACTCCTACGTGGAATCGATGCACGAGATGGCCCGCGAAGTCGGTCGGATGTCCGGCAGTTTTGCCTATGCGGAAGGATGGCGCCGCCATCTTCACCTGGGTTTCAGCGCCAGGGAGATCGATCCGCTGCGGACGATCCTGGGGGAACGTTACCGGATCAACCCGGCTTATGAAGCGGCGCTCTGA
- a CDS encoding glucosamine-6-phosphate isomerase: MPRKLSHLAPDWWDYTTLEDELINDAARMKERGLRQLSRPGFKVVLYDTLEEFYLAEALEYVSAWKAATADNPVGICGPIGPTEQLPLVARLVNELGLSLKHAHFWGMDEWFDETTGREVPVTHPLSFERADRELCFNRIDRRLRMPESHLHFPKADVAAYRASWNTGVRCAVMQGGQGEIKHWAFNDPLPRRGRYRNRPPTPAEYRRLETRVVDLHPATLSQNARTSGGGNITMVPKKAISVGPRETWMAEKVSIWHAGVHDNPLGQRLTALMISKGIADSAVPMSLLADHPNVQFNYYRGGLGSCSVEMH; the protein is encoded by the coding sequence ATGCCACGAAAACTCAGCCACCTCGCACCGGACTGGTGGGACTACACGACCCTTGAGGACGAACTGATCAACGATGCCGCCCGCATGAAGGAGCGCGGTCTGAGGCAATTGTCACGTCCGGGCTTCAAGGTTGTCCTCTACGACACACTCGAGGAGTTCTACCTTGCCGAGGCACTGGAGTACGTCAGCGCCTGGAAGGCAGCGACGGCCGACAATCCGGTCGGCATCTGTGGTCCGATCGGCCCGACCGAGCAACTGCCCCTGGTGGCGCGGCTGGTCAATGAGCTCGGTCTTTCCCTCAAGCACGCTCATTTCTGGGGAATGGACGAGTGGTTTGACGAGACGACCGGACGCGAGGTGCCCGTCACGCATCCGCTGTCCTTTGAGCGGGCGGATCGCGAACTCTGTTTCAACCGCATCGACAGGAGGCTGCGGATGCCGGAGTCCCACCTTCATTTTCCCAAAGCGGACGTGGCCGCCTACCGAGCCTCCTGGAATACCGGGGTGCGCTGCGCGGTCATGCAGGGCGGGCAGGGTGAGATCAAGCATTGGGCCTTCAATGATCCCCTGCCGCGACGGGGCCGTTACCGGAACCGACCGCCGACCCCGGCCGAATACCGCAGGCTGGAGACCCGGGTGGTGGACCTTCATCCGGCCACGCTCTCCCAGAACGCCAGGACCTCGGGGGGAGGCAACATCACGATGGTTCCGAAGAAAGCGATTTCGGTGGGTCCGCGCGAAACCTGGATGGCGGAGAAAGTCTCCATCTGGCACGCCGGCGTGCATGACAACCCGCTCGGGCAGCGCCTGACCGCGCTGATGATCTCGAAAGGCATCGCGGATTCGGCCGTTCCCATGTCTCTGCTTGCCGATCATCCAAACGTTCAGTTCAACTATTACCGCGGTGGTCTGGGATCCTGTTCGGTCGAGATGCATTGA
- a CDS encoding Gfo/Idh/MocA family oxidoreductase — MKKGILVGFGFMGGMHAQIYRNLREAEIVAVVDTDAATARAKIEKLGLKAGHFLSLGEALAAVEADFVDVCLPTHLHAGAVLEAVAAGKHVFCEKPLAMSVTEGESMVRAAETAGIIMMAGHCIRFWPEYVALKRLIDSGEAGRLLSLTLQRRSARPGYTVDNWINDASLSGGAALDLHIHDTDFVLHLLGLPRSVVSQGTCDHGGWSHIFTRYDFPDGPEVRVEGGWNYPPKWGFQMAFQAIFENGAMEYDSNTVPTTRVTLAEAATRPAELAKAEAGSSTLGEGNVSDLGGYFFELTHFIECLEEGQAPRTSTGRDAFDSLRVTLAEIESAESGQPTVIQS; from the coding sequence ATGAAAAAAGGGATACTTGTTGGTTTCGGGTTCATGGGTGGCATGCACGCCCAGATTTACAGGAATCTGCGGGAAGCGGAGATCGTGGCCGTGGTGGATACGGATGCGGCGACGGCCCGGGCCAAGATCGAAAAGCTTGGCCTGAAAGCCGGACACTTCCTCTCCCTCGGTGAAGCGCTCGCCGCGGTGGAGGCGGACTTTGTCGACGTCTGTCTGCCGACTCATCTTCACGCCGGCGCCGTCCTTGAGGCGGTCGCGGCGGGGAAACACGTCTTCTGCGAAAAGCCGCTTGCCATGAGCGTGACCGAGGGCGAGAGCATGGTCAGGGCCGCCGAAACGGCCGGGATCATCATGATGGCCGGTCATTGCATCCGCTTCTGGCCGGAATACGTCGCGCTCAAAAGACTGATCGATTCCGGCGAGGCCGGTCGGCTGCTCAGCCTGACTCTCCAGCGGCGGTCTGCCCGTCCCGGCTACACGGTGGACAACTGGATCAATGACGCCTCACTTTCCGGCGGCGCGGCGCTCGACCTGCACATCCATGATACGGATTTTGTCCTCCACCTGCTCGGGCTGCCCCGTTCCGTGGTTTCGCAGGGAACGTGCGACCACGGCGGGTGGAGCCATATTTTCACCCGTTACGATTTCCCGGATGGACCCGAGGTCCGGGTGGAGGGGGGGTGGAATTACCCGCCCAAGTGGGGATTCCAGATGGCTTTCCAGGCGATTTTTGAGAACGGCGCCATGGAATACGATTCCAATACCGTTCCGACCACCCGGGTCACCCTGGCCGAGGCTGCGACCAGGCCGGCCGAGCTGGCCAAGGCGGAAGCGGGATCCTCGACCCTGGGCGAGGGAAATGTTTCGGATCTCGGAGGTTATTTCTTTGAATTGACCCATTTCATCGAATGCCTCGAGGAGGGCCAGGCTCCGCGCACCAGCACCGGTCGGGATGCGTTTGACTCACTTCGGGTCACCCTCGCGGAAATCGAGTCGGCCGAATCCGGTCAGCCCACGGTCATCCAATCATGA